The proteins below come from a single Pristiophorus japonicus isolate sPriJap1 chromosome 18, sPriJap1.hap1, whole genome shotgun sequence genomic window:
- the LOC139229139 gene encoding growth arrest and DNA damage-inducible protein GADD45 beta-like translates to MTLEDITGTDNTSKKMQTIDQALEDLLVAAQRQGCLTVGVYESAKLMNVDPDSVVLCLLAADEEDEGDIALQIHFTLIQAFCCENDINIVRLRGVKRLEELLEAGDETAEPRDMHCLLVTNSHTDAWKCEALEDVASYCEESRSQNQWVPIVSLQER, encoded by the exons ATGACTCTGGAAGATATCACTGGAACTGACAACACTAGCAAAAA GATGCAGACTATTGACCAAGCTTTGGAAGACTTGTTGGTGGCAGCCCAGCGCCAGGGCTGTTTAACCGTCGGAGTTTACGAGTCCGCGAAACTGATGAATGT tgacccagacagtgtcGTTCTGTGTCTCCTGGCGGCCGATGAGGAGGACGAAGGCGACATCGCCCTGCAAATACACTTCACCCTGATCCAGGCTTTTTGTTGCGAGAATGACATTAACATCGTGCGGTTGCGAGGAGTGAAGCGGCTGGAAGAGCTGCTGGAGGCTGGGGACGAAACTGCCGAGCCGCGGGACATGCACTGCCTGCTTGTCACG AACTCTCACACCGACGCTTGGAAATGCGAGGCTTTGGAGGACGTCGCCAGCTATTGCGAGGAAAGCAGAAGCCAGAACCAATGGGTGCCCATCGTTTCCCTGCAAGAACGCTGA